TGTCCTTCAATTGCTGCTCCTTGTATACTTCTCCGCTCGTATTGAAAAACTTCTTCACTTCAAGTCCGCTCTTCTGAATCAACTCCGTTAATTCTGCTTCGGATGGGGGTGTGTCGAAAATAGGAACTAATTCCAGCTCATGCCCCTGAGCTTCCAGCCATTTTACAGCTTTGCGGCACGTGCCACATTTGGCGTACTGAAATACTTTTAGATTACTCATCGTTACTTGTCCTCCTATGTGTGCTCCGGTGGTGCTCCGGTTTCGATTTCTCGCTTCCCTTGGTTTGCTTCGCAAATCCAAAAGTCGCTCCAAACCGATCCATCGCACTGTAAGTTTAAACCTCTTTGCGAATGAGAAAAATGTCCATTCGGCTTTAGGGTCAAAAACCTTAAAACATAAAATCCTACAACCTAAAAATTTTAAAAATTAGCCTGTGGCATTTTGTTCGGATGCAGTTCGCATGCCTCACACGGGTTAAGTTAACTAATCGTTGACATACAGCATGACTCAATGTACTGAGGTAATACACACAGCGCGATTCACAAGCCGTTTGACAGCATTTTATAATACTTCTCTAGGTGATGCCTCAGCATCCAAACGTGCCTCCAGGGCAGCCATATCAGCGGGCAATGGGGCTTGGAACGTCATTCGACTTTGCAAAATGGGATGGTCAAACGCCAGCTCACATGCGTGCAATGCCTGACGAGCAATCCAAGTATCTCGTTCCTCCCGAACAGCCATGGTCTGCCCATCGATCTCATGCATAGGAAGGGTCTTGTACATCCGATCCCCAATTAACGGGCAGCCGATCGATGTCATATGTACCCTTATTTGATGGGTTCTGCCACTCTCCAGCTTCAGGTTCACTGCACTGGCACTTCCACCCGCCCACCTTGCGACTGTCGTGTATAACGTTCTTGCCGCATACCCGTCAGGTGTAACGATTCGACGATGCGGTTCTTCGGCATCACGATCAATCGGGCCATCAATGGCTCCCTCTTCTTGGGCAGGACTACCGTGTACAAAGGCAATATATTGTTTATCCACCGTTCCTGCGATCATTTGTTCAGAGACATGCTGGTGCACATATGGATTTTTCGCGATTGCCAGTACTCCTGATGTTTCCTGATCCAGTCGATGAATCGGTCTGAAGCGGAAACGCTCGCCTTTGGACTTCCAATAATGGACAACCCCGTTTGCCAATGTACCTGTGTAATGCCCATGTGTTGGATGTACGATGACACCTGAATCCTTGTTCACGATAAGCAAGTGCTCGTCTTCATACAGTATCGTAAAGGGAATCGGCTCAGGTAAAATATCATCCGACTCTTCTTGCTCCATCCGGACTTCCAGAACGTCACCTGCGCTAACTTTGACGCTGATGTATACCCGCTCGCCATTCAGCATAATTCCCTGCTCTGTAAGTTTGATTCTCGACAGGAGCTTGCGCGAAACCTGCAGGCGCCGCTGAAGCACGGTCTTCAGCAGCCAGCCATCTTCATGTTCGGGAACCGTGTAAGTAAGTGGTGAATAATAATCGCTCATTCTTTGTCTTTGCGGCGGAATACTTTTTTGCTCCGCACATACTCAATGTCAGCTACCTGTTGTCTCGCATTTGCCGTCCGTGCAACAACGAAGAAATAATCAGACAGACGGTTCAAATATCGTCGCACAGAAGGGTTGATATCCGTATGTTGTCCGAGGGTTACGGCGCGGCGCTCAGCACGGCGACATACGGTGCGGCAGACATGCAATGTGGAAGAGAGCAGACTGCCCCCAGGCAAAATAAACCGTTCCACTTTCGGATTCTCCGCATCATACTGATCAATCCACTGCTCAAGCCGGGCGACCATCTCATCCCGTACTTTATATTTGGATTCGCTAATTTTTACAAAGGCGAGATCGGACCCGCAATCAAACAATTCTTGCTGAATTTCGAGCAAATGTTCACGCAAATCCTCAAATTCCCCATTTGCTTGATCAATAAAACTGATGGCCTGCCCAACAAAACAATTCAGCTCATCAATTGTCCCATAAGCTTCAACCCGGTCATCATCCTTGATGACCCGTCCACCAATGACGGAGGTCTGCCCCTCGTCACCTGTTCGTGTATATATGCCCATTGTAATCCCTCCTATTGTTAATATCATTCGCATGGTAGAACGCTGGGGTTAAATATAAATGCATGACCCTTTTAGAGTCTAACTTAATCAGTATACTTGACCTGCTATGAATACGGGAATGCTATTATTTTCAGAAACCAGTGAGATCCTTCACACGTATATATGAATTGGTGTACTCTGCCGAGTATACGCCAAATCCTTGCAAACCAAAAGTAGAGGAGACGATTATGCAAAACTGGATAACCGATTTCATGGAACAATACGGCTACATAGGCATTGCACTCATTATTGCTCTAGAAAACGTATTCCCCCCCATCCCCTCCGAAATCATATTACCTTTTGGCGGCTTCATGACCACTTACACCAGCCTGACCCTTCCCGGTGTTATTATTGCGGCTACCATTGGTTCTGTGCTTGGGGCTGTCATTCTCTATGGGATCGGACTGCTGATTGATGTCAATCGGCTGGAGAAGATTGTAGAACGTTGGGGTCATATTCTGCGGATCAAAAAAGAAGATATCCACCGTGTCGATGCATGGTTTGACAAATATGGAATGTGGACCGTATTATTCTGTCGCATGGTTCCCCTTGTTCGCAGCCTCATCTCGATCCCTGCCGGCATGTCCAATATGAAATTTGGTTTATTCGTCCTCTTCACAACCATTGGAACATTGGCCTGGAATATTATTCTCGTCTCGGTTGGTGCGGCTCTAGGGGCGTCATGGGAGAGTATCCTGCACTTTATGGACGTGTACTCCCTGGTCGTATATGTGCTACTGGCGATTATTGTTGTGGGCTGTATCATCTGGTGGATCAGACGAAATAAAACTCGGAAATAAAGAAATTTACACGCATAGCTTTTGTCATAAAACAAAGCCTCCGCATCACTATTTGTGGTGACGGAGGCTTCTTTAGGCTCGTTCATCGTTTAACATTATGAAATGCTAATCTTCATATCGCAGCCCTCGATCTTTGAGATCAACAGCCAGGCCAGATATCAACAGATACATCTGTTCGGAATGCGCCTGCAGCGCCCGGTTAACCGACGCCATTCTTGCCGTAAAAATGCGTTCTTCCTCTGAAGGATACAAAGAGCCATGCATTTCATTGGTAATCACGAGCAGCTTTCCCTGGTAAGACAGAAGGGCGTCTAGCAACAGCTGTGTCTCTGAACGCTGCTGATCCAGATCATCACTTGCCCGGAACCCGGCAGCCATCCAGGCCGTCAGACTATCCACAATGACAATTCGCTGATCAGCCAGGAAGAGATTGGATTCCCGATTAATCTGGTGAAGCACCTCCGTCAGGTGCGGGCCGTTCCCAGCCTGGATAGCACGATAATGAGCGGATGGCAATTCGGGAATCACGGGATCATGATCACCAGTGGATAAATAGATGCCCTCCCGGCTAATCCGGGCTGCGTATGCAAGAGCAAATCGGGTTTTACCACTGCCTATGCCGCCTGTGACCGTAATTAGCAATCCGCTCCCCTCCTTCAGTAGCCATACTAGATTGCATTTACTCTGTCAGCGCCTTCAGCACTTTCTTGGATTCTTCGACATTGGACGCCGACACC
Above is a window of Paenibacillus sp. E222 DNA encoding:
- a CDS encoding RluA family pseudouridine synthase, which codes for MSDYYSPLTYTVPEHEDGWLLKTVLQRRLQVSRKLLSRIKLTEQGIMLNGERVYISVKVSAGDVLEVRMEQEESDDILPEPIPFTILYEDEHLLIVNKDSGVIVHPTHGHYTGTLANGVVHYWKSKGERFRFRPIHRLDQETSGVLAIAKNPYVHQHVSEQMIAGTVDKQYIAFVHGSPAQEEGAIDGPIDRDAEEPHRRIVTPDGYAARTLYTTVARWAGGSASAVNLKLESGRTHQIRVHMTSIGCPLIGDRMYKTLPMHEIDGQTMAVREERDTWIARQALHACELAFDHPILQSRMTFQAPLPADMAALEARLDAEASPREVL
- a CDS encoding arsenate reductase family protein, coding for MSNLKVFQYAKCGTCRKAVKWLEAQGHELELVPIFDTPPSEAELTELIQKSGLEVKKFFNTSGEVYKEQQLKDKLPGLSTEEQIRLLASNGRLIKRPIVTDGHKVTVGFKEDTYEQEWNNA
- a CDS encoding DedA family protein encodes the protein MQNWITDFMEQYGYIGIALIIALENVFPPIPSEIILPFGGFMTTYTSLTLPGVIIAATIGSVLGAVILYGIGLLIDVNRLEKIVERWGHILRIKKEDIHRVDAWFDKYGMWTVLFCRMVPLVRSLISIPAGMSNMKFGLFVLFTTIGTLAWNIILVSVGAALGASWESILHFMDVYSLVVYVLLAIIVVGCIIWWIRRNKTRK
- a CDS encoding bifunctional adenosylcobinamide kinase/adenosylcobinamide-phosphate guanylyltransferase — protein: MLITVTGGIGSGKTRFALAYAARISREGIYLSTGDHDPVIPELPSAHYRAIQAGNGPHLTEVLHQINRESNLFLADQRIVIVDSLTAWMAAGFRASDDLDQQRSETQLLLDALLSYQGKLLVITNEMHGSLYPSEEERIFTARMASVNRALQAHSEQMYLLISGLAVDLKDRGLRYED
- a CDS encoding cob(I)yrinic acid a,c-diamide adenosyltransferase; the protein is MGIYTRTGDEGQTSVIGGRVIKDDDRVEAYGTIDELNCFVGQAISFIDQANGEFEDLREHLLEIQQELFDCGSDLAFVKISESKYKVRDEMVARLEQWIDQYDAENPKVERFILPGGSLLSSTLHVCRTVCRRAERRAVTLGQHTDINPSVRRYLNRLSDYFFVVARTANARQQVADIEYVRSKKVFRRKDKE